From Lolium rigidum isolate FL_2022 unplaced genomic scaffold, APGP_CSIRO_Lrig_0.1 contig_15599_1, whole genome shotgun sequence:
GAGAGCCGCAGCGACAGCTCTTGTGGATTCCTCGCGGTCGACGCCGCCTCATCCCACAGCTTTGGCTTCTCTCTCTTGTGTTCCTCCCCTCCCCCTGTCCATATCTCTCCTCCGTGGTGTCTCTTCTCCACCGGCGTCCCCATCCATATCTCTCCTCCGTGGTGTCTCTTCTCCACCGGGTCtcccaaatagtcgccggcagaGGCGCCGGCACCTCTGTATGAGGACGTTGGTAGAGCATTCTCTATTtggggagctgttcccacaccgacgTCCCCAAACCGGCGGCACCGATAGatgttttgaattaaaatcacaaataaaagcatagaaaatcgaataaagagaagaaacattccattccacacactaatacataattggaaacgtggtttacatgaagatataatttggaacatggttttccaaaaactaatacatagtttgaaccatggttgacacaaatataaaacattgcaaaataactaaacctaactaggccggtcatcgcaagtttcgtgtgttcgctgccaagaaagaacactcgagggcacacccagtcacccaaactggaaaatccagctggtgacggtgcccctgttggttctttcgagaacgaacatccaaaaacatgcgtgcatattttcgctgcgaagaaacaacactcagtcgtcctcctcctcggcgttgtcgccgtggtagtggcggtggcagcgcgtctcgtcgaacaccttgacgctcatgtccccctcgccaaggtaggagaacatgagcacgaagccggcttcgaggcggtggtagcgcgcgaacttctcctagtcgacgtggaggtacatcttgccgcgcgcgtcgtagatcacgtccatgatccaccggcagcagccgcaggcagCCTCCAGCAGATGCAGTGAGCCCGAGCGCCCGTcgtcggcgacgaagtcggcgaaggtgtccggcagcctctggatgtcatgtgggtcgcccttgaggacgacgatgaactcgaacatcACTCGCCGCTCCTTCTCCTGCAGatctgacgatgaagacgacggcgtcgcaggcgacggcgacggcgagcgtgcagctctgccgcggccacaaccacgaccacggccgtgacctcggcctcgaccagacatggcgtcgtctcttcagatggtggcggctatggttggggagagaggcgctagggtttgtgtatgagagggacgatgatagtctgccctttttataggccggagggaggcgggggagcggtggctctCACTAACGCcggcacgaagagcaaggcgcgacgggacggttcgttgcgcgtctgcggaaactgcaccgccgctgcgccccaataactcccgtcgcgaggtaggcgacgattaGGTTAAAACTGAATGTGCCGCTAACGCGTCGGCCCAGCCACtccccgctggcgtcgacttttgggatgtgtggctgacaggcggctcccacgcccaaaaattttagcctcgcgaggcgccggcgcgcctgaTTCGTGCCCTTGGCCAAGAGGCCAGCATGGGGTtgtcggcgcttctattgggctccaataaCCAtcagcgccgtttggggcgcaccggtgtgtgtgcccattttcgctcccgacccccaaatcgctatcggggccaatatgggggcgccggtggagatgctcttcgtCTGGCGTATAGCCATATAGGAGGTACCGGCGCACATCACAATTGGAGGATCACCGGCTCCCAGCCGCAGCCCAAAACGCGACTCCCAAATCACAAATTCGAACATTGCAAATAAACGCCGGTAGCATAGTTTTTGCGCTCACAAACCGATCACATAGTCCCGACGATCGCGTCGTTGCAAATTGCAGCAAATCAATGTCTGGCGAACCCAAAAAAAGGGAAGTGCGGGCCGGCTGGCATTACGTGGCCGCAGGAATTAGAGGGCGAGATCGTCCACCGGGGAATCGGACACGACGATGGTCGGTGATGGCAGTGTAGTTGTCGGTGGGTTTGAAGCATCATGGGGAGTCGTCGTCATAGTTCCAGGTGGAGTTGCGGTGTTGGGCTAGGTCGCTGTTGGAGCTCGCCTCCTGGACATGATGATGGCGCGCTGCTCCGCGCACTACGCCTTCACATCGTCATCCATGTTGCTTGTGTCGACGAGCTGGATTGCCAGATcatccttcctcttcttcgccgcgacGTTGGCCTTGATCAGGTCAAGCTTCAAGTCCTGCCTCTCCATGACCAACGTCCATCTTGCCGGCGTGACCTCTTATATCTTTGCGGCATGCTCTGCCCGGGTGGCGATATGCGTGGTGGCGTAAGCGATGCACGTCAAGATGGACAAGTGCAGCCTCTCGATGGCCAACGCGGCATCCCTCAACGCCTTGGCTTTCTTGTTCCCGAAGGTCCGGCCACCAGCGACAGGAGTAGGCGCCACGTTGGCCTTGGCGAGGGCAGTGCGCACCTCTGTCCACTTCTCACATGTCTCAATCCGGGTGAAGAAGTGGATGAACTTGAATTCGACATCCTCGTTATCCTCAGGTAGGCAGTGATCAtggaaaattccaaatggaagACATGCCTGGAATTTGCAGGTGCGGATGGTGTTTGGGTCGTGCGCAaccatgtttttttttctgatCACTTGGTTTCAGAGGGGGTGTTGTGAAGCTATACGGTTTGTTGCCATCATGGAACGTGCCTTAGTTCCACGGTGAAGTCGGACATGGAGAATGGCATGGAGCCGGGAACTGAAGTCTGGCAATGTAAGTTTGATAGGGGTTTATGGATTTTGGCTTGATGATTTGTGGCTTGGAGCAGCAGAATTGGCAAGTAGGGCGACAACATACTAGGAATTCAGTGTCTAAATgtgagggtgaaaacccaaggtctggccttaattattTGTGATTGGCAATGACCTTATTAAATACATTATTTTGTGAGTGTGGACTTTCTCCAAACTGAAAACCCATGATCTTTGATCAGGACCATCATGGCGATTGTGCACTGTTCCTTTTTTTGAAGCATCGCTTTTGGAGTTGACGGATTTTTGatgttgttttggtggtgtttGGTCGGCTATTATAAGAAATTGGTCATTGTAgcgggacctttcttttacttaatttttctttctttctttttagctGCGTGCATTCGTATTTCCATTAGGGGTACTACATTATtatagaggctaggtgtaattggtatcttcacgatattaatatattctctttatcaatGAAAAATATCTAAGATACATTAAACcaagttttgtgaaaaaaatacaagtgaacccatagtttgcactatatatttgAAATGCATGTATATTTATATATAAAAGAAGAGTATGCGTAAAAAAATACGTACTAACTATAAAGTAGTATATATAGTACCAAAATAATCTTATATATACGTCATACTATATGCACGTACTTTCCGGTATGATATATACCCTCTACATTGTGTCAAACAtacatgggtgtaactacacccgggtgagcATGTAAAGCTTCTAAGAAAAATCGACTTTTTTTTGTCTATGTAAAAAGACTGAAATAAAATGTCTCGCGAAAGCCCTGATTTTAATatcaaattttatctttttaatATCAAATTTATTTTTCTCATTGAGGGAAGTCTATCTATATATTGGAAACATAGAGCTCTAACTCGTCACAATACTTTACATCGTGATGTTCTAATTACATTTATGAAACCAACTTTATCCTTGACTGCTACAATTAAATTCCCCTCTTACATTTTAGGAGGTAAATGGAGGAATGTTAAAGTTTCTCTCTTTTTAATGTTTGTACAAAATATAAAAAAAGAAAGCATATAGATATAACCTCGATATATTTAACACCTATGTCATCTTCGTGTTTATATAGTGCTGGCAGTGGCGGCGCCAGGAATTGGAGTCGTGCTGGTCGTTTTCGAACTGTTTTGGTTAATCTTTCCAAACTACTCCGTACAAAGGATGGACTCGACAGTCAGTGCTTTTTGTTTCGTCGTAGCCTTTCTTTCCATCACTGCTGTAGTAACAAAGATTGCAAGAAAAAGTATTACATCTGATGTAATGTCCAGAAAACCTCTGCCACCCGTTGTGAATATTCTTGCTATCTTAAGACTTCTCCCAGCAATTTTCACAACGGAAATACCAGCTATCATTGACTCTCTTCATGAAAAATTTGGTAGTGTATTCACAATAAGTTTATTTGGGACAAAAGTAACATTTTTGGTCGGACCAGAGGTCTCGCAACATTTCTTTCAAGGGATGAAATCAGAAATCAGCCACGGCAACTTACTTGAATTCACTGTGCCCATGTTCGGTAAACATGTTGGGTATTCAGTAGATGCTGCCACTCGCAAAGAGCAATATCGCTTCTATATGGATGCACTTACCAAGCCATCGGCTTTGAGGAGTCATGTTGATCCCATGCTTCAAGAAGTGGAGGTACGTCCGAAACTGACTCAATAGTATGTATACATGTTGCTGACGTGTTGTCACGTGTTATAAATTCTTAATTCCTCTTCAGGGTATTATCATATTTCATGTAAAACTAAATTTGTAGTATATTGTATAGGTCGAGAAACATACAAACTTGTATTATCATATTTCATGTAAAACTAAATTGGTAGTATATTGTATAGGTCgagaaacatataaacttcatattcAGTATAATTCTGTATAGGAAATTTAAAAAGAAGCGCATGCATCAATGGAGGCTGGGGCTATGCCTccctttcgaaaaaaaaataaacTTTATAGCGGATCATATTATGCTTGCTGTTTATGAAAACACTATTGAGCCATATTTCGTAAATAAAACCGTAGGTCATTTCTTTAGCACAGTGCATTGCACACTACACAGAGCATCCAATAATTTCCTAGATAACCATTTTCCTAACAAATTTTAGATGATTGTCTTATTTTTTTAATTATGTATCTATATTCCCAGGACTACTTCTCAAAATGGGGTGAAGATGGTATAATTGATCTCAAATATGAACTTGATTATCTAATAATGCTCATCACGAGTCGGCGCTTTCTAGGGAAAGAGGTTcgggagaagctgtttgatgaagTCTACTCATTAATTCATTGTATTGGAAATGGTATCAGCCTTATCAGTGTTCTGTTTCCATATATCCCAATTCCTGTACACAATCGACGCGACAGAGCGCGTGTCAAGCTGGAAGAAATATTCTCTGAAGTCATAACGTCACGAAGGAACTCGAGTCTAGTTGAGGATGACATTCTGCAGAAGCTGATTGATTCAAAGTACAATGACGGACGATGTACCACCGAAGGAGAGGTTTCTGGCATGACTCTCGCTATGATCTTCGCTGGAGAACACACAAGTTCTAATGCTAGTACTTGGACTGGAGCTCGTTTACTCAGCAATGACAAGTGGTGGTCAGCTGCAGTCGAAGAGCAGAAGCAAATCATTCATGGATCCAATGGTCGAATAGACTATAGTTCATTGTCAGAGATGGATGTCCTACATAGATGCATCAAAGAGGCACTGAGGATGCATCCTACAGCACCAGTGTTACTTCGCAAAGCCCATAAACAATTTGTTGTGCAAACAAAAGAAGGCAATGAATATGAAATCCCAGCAGAGCATGCTGTTGTAGTCCCTATGCTAACCAACAGTATGCTGCCTTACATTTATAAAGACCCTCATGTGTATGATCCAGATAGGTTTGCTGATCCCGGgagaaaggaagataaagttggtGGAAAAAACTCTTACATAGCGTTTGGAAGTGGAAGTTTTACTTGCATTGGGGAGGCTTATGCTTACTTGCAACTGAAAATTATATGGAGCCATCTGCTAAGAAACTTTGAGCTCAAACTAGTTTCTCCTTATCCCGATACGGACTGGAGCTCGTACACAGTAGGGCCTAAAGGGAAGGTATTGGTAAGTTACACGAGACGTTGTCTGTCCAGCACTTAGATTGTCATAAGTTACTTTGCAGTTTGGTTTAGCTGGGTGCAACTTTATGTAGTCTTCGCCTTAATGTGATAATTAAGTCAATAAACTTCCTTTTATTgaaatatatttgtatatttcTGTATCAGAGAGAGTGCATGTGTGTAtgaatgtttgtttgtttttcGTGTATAATGTCCATGTACTTATGCATTCCACAGGTGGTTGCAAGAAAACTAGATTTTTTTCATATCATCATCACTGTAGAAAAATAGCATGCAGAAAAATATTGTAGCAATAGCACTACAACAACGCAAGACTGATTCAGCGGCATGGGCATACCCACAGGGTGGGCAAgatgggccgtggcccaccctaaATTTTGGAAAATTATTTATATCATTACAGAATTCCGAACTTCTGAAGCCCATCAAACAACAATATGAGGACCCCACTTTCCCTTTCCCCTCTCCTTCTGCTACAGTAGATCgagaggcttgagagggaggTCCAGGTCCTTCCCCCGTTTCCCCGGCGCCGCCGTGTGCTCCCCTTCCCCTCTCCGCCCGctgtggcggcggaggggtgggggaACCCCGGATCCGTGCGTGCGGTGTGTAAATAGGGTGTCGGCGTGCGTCACCGGCGTCGCCGCTTGTGAGGGGGCGGCGGCGATGTTTTCGGCGTTTTGGTCTTCCCAGGTCCGGCTCCCTCTCATCCCTGCCCTGTGTAGTGGTGATGGACCTGTGAGTTCCCCTGCGCGCTCGCCATGGCGGCGATGGAGTGCTCATGTCGTGGGGATCCCCTCCTCAGACCCGCTTATCGACGCGCCATCATTCCCTCCTTCGATGGTGTGGGGCTGCTGAGCTATGGAGGTTGAAGGGTGGTGAGGGTGGTGCTGCTGCGGAGGGAGAGTTGCGGTTCGGGTTGGAGGGATCTGGTCTTCTCAGGCCAGATCAGGAGCGGTGCGGGATCGGCGCGCGTCGCCGGCCGAAATTCCTTTACGCCACAGATCCAGCCCTTAGGGGCTGGTGGCTACTGCGGTCCATCTTCGCCTCGTGGCTAGGGGTCCTTCATGCTCCAAGGGTCATCGCTGAGGCTGCTGGTGTCCGGCTTCGACGGCGAGAGGTTGACGAAGGCCTTCGGGTTGTTTTCCACCTGTATCCATCTGGGTTGTTCTTGTATTTGATCATGTTGTTTCTATGTATCCTTGCTACTATATGAATACAAGTTTCtactttcaaaaaaaaacaatatgAGCATTTTCCTCTCATGTGTCGGCCCGAATCACACATTTGGTTATTCCTAGGACCAAAATTGTTAAAATCCTTCCACACCTAGACTGGCTGAACCATTCTAGAGCATGAGTCTCGAGCCAATGCCATATCTACATCTTTAATAAATGATGTATAATAATAAAAAACAGTCCCAACATGTGGCCTATACATGTATGGTGATGTCAATTTTTCGTCCCAACATgtggcctatacatctgacatacCCAAATCAATTATACATCGCCAAACATGTGATGTAAAATAAATTTGCCCCGCGcgagtgttgcctgccaaaacccaccggcgagcagcgacgagcaacacgaagagtcgggaggctcccaagactgctggtgtgccttggtccctcgggcaacggcccgcaatgctctggcacacgtcctgacggttgcaagggcgtgccacccgacctatacctggtcaggaaggtgttggattgcttcgattagtttccttcatggtagacacgtaaacattaaatgagcctcgatcggctctcaggttaccctgtgaatcggctcaaagagccgattgccccatggtttagATTGGATCTAAGATAACATGGGGATATTGCTTTATCAATACTAAGCTAAgttgatctacgacagtttagggttttcaccacataaccggaacgtcctacacgtaattGAGCATGACAGACACGTAAGGTAGCAGAAAACTAACCCTAgaggaggcctaaaaaccaacacggagtcgattcccggaacatcccttctaggattggcaaaccataccttacgcgctactggatcgttcaacccgtttgcaaggcctaactatgtggatatcaaactaatccttgaagaataaaggaacaactataacagatcaaatctactaaataaaaaTGAAGCAaggcgctgcccttacacctaagataggtgtaaggacagctagatattcAAAGGCAGCATAGCTAAACAAGCATATCAgaaagcatcgatgcaagccctaaaacatctacgataaatagtgttactcgccatcaaaaaggcttcagtacgagcaacaccaacaacgaataaaccgatactgcctagatcgcaagatgcgatctaggcagcatgatgcttacccggaagaaaccctcgaaacaaggggtggcgatgcgcctagattgtgtttgttgtgaacgtgatcgtcgtcctttctcaataaccctaggtacatatttatagtccgtgcactttctatctttggaataaacctagtcgTATACGACCAAActttatcttttaattctaaactaagatacgatctactataatgtacaaatacacgggcaatctagcccaaattctcgcacgaggccgattcagagacacttcatgtgcatatcctccaagcccatctcaattacgacccatctcctgatttggccaaaatctggtgataacacatgcccccctggttttggcaatgataa
This genomic window contains:
- the LOC124680401 gene encoding obtusifoliol 14-alpha demethylase-like; the encoded protein is MDSTVSAFCFVVAFLSITAVVTKIARKSITSDVMSRKPLPPVVNILAILRLLPAIFTTEIPAIIDSLHEKFGSVFTISLFGTKVTFLVGPEVSQHFFQGMKSEISHGNLLEFTVPMFGKHVGYSVDAATRKEQYRFYMDALTKPSALRSHVDPMLQEVEDYFSKWGEDGIIDLKYELDYLIMLITSRRFLGKEVREKLFDEVYSLIHCIGNGISLISVLFPYIPIPVHNRRDRARVKLEEIFSEVITSRRNSSLVEDDILQKLIDSKYNDGRCTTEGEVSGMTLAMIFAGEHTSSNASTWTGARLLSNDKWWSAAVEEQKQIIHGSNGRIDYSSLSEMDVLHRCIKEALRMHPTAPVLLRKAHKQFVVQTKEGNEYEIPAEHAVVVPMLTNSMLPYIYKDPHVYDPDRFADPGRKEDKVGGKNSYIAFGSGSFTCIGEAYAYLQLKIIWSHLLRNFELKLVSPYPDTDWSSYTVGPKGKVLVSYTRRCLSST